The following coding sequences are from one Euwallacea fornicatus isolate EFF26 chromosome 8, ASM4011564v1, whole genome shotgun sequence window:
- the LOC136340478 gene encoding transcription factor glial cells missing-like isoform X1 — protein sequence MVILHTPSLSPGMSCRTSYSTSGGGHGDWDINDSAVPRIHEFDPFSEWADGHCRLVYRSDNEEAKRHSSGWAMRNTNNHNVHILKKSCLGVLVCSLRCTLSNGDKVHLRPAICDKARKKQQGKDNGKPCPNRQCTGRLEILACRGHCGYPVTHFWRHTEHAIFFQAKGMHDHPRPEAKSTSEARRSLGSGRRVRGLAVLLAKEAALGNKLMSLREPKRPCKEINQLLRPNHSAPLVTNDEKRYCSCPPFECICSYQPSLPHQIHQHFPTSPQGYQQTPSSQSADSYWSQESAHVQTYPSDMTTLDNPPYDFSGISAELFQPEEIFQLDQPIKPDYVYVSGATDVRPGSNDLARSPPTLLDLGSGTIHREMKTEEYWPQSGVGFLNDDSNTSSNSRFNVSQSPDVPKVLNNNSVVPIDQGFYSNSSKIDSMNYGISSGSHIKSSTSSVYDQSGLMEIGEFKSENSHLEPGITNSKLPQYFYNVDHFNQSFQNCQGAPKTMKSNYQEFIDLGQYSDYANFLNVYENKMGHENANVLNDLDFRIASSSFNDGLVDYNGQNFNGVTNQ from the exons ATGGTAATTTT ACATACTCCCTCCCTTTCCCCTGGCATGTCTTGCCGGACAAGCTACTCGACCAGCGGCGGAGGACACGGGGACTGGGACATCAACGACAGTGCCGTGCCGAGAATACACGAGTTCGACCCTTTTTCCGAATGGGCGGACGGTCATTGCCGGCTTGTTTATCG GTCCGACAATGAAGAAGCCAAACGGCACTCTTCTGGCTGGGCCATGCGAAACACCAACAATCACAATGTCcatattctcaaaaaaagtTGCTTAGGGGTGCTGGTTTGTTCCTTAAGATGCACCCTGTCTAATGGGGACAAAGTACATTTACGACCCGCTATCTGTGATAAAGCGAGAAAGAAACAGCAAGGTAAGGATAATG GCAAGCCATGTCCAAATCGTCAATGCACGGGCAGACTAGAAATCTTGGCATGCAGAGGACATTGCGGCTATCCAGTGACGCATTTCTGGCGACACACGGAGCacgcaatttttttccaggcAAAGGGGATGCACGACCATCCACGACCAGAAGCTAAAAGTACCAGCGAGGCCCGAAGGTCTCTAGGCAGCGGAAGACGTGTCCGAGGTTTAGCTGTATTGTTAGCCAAAGAAGCCGCTTTAGGAAATAAG TTAATGTCGCTACGAGAACCAAAAAGGCCTTGCAAGGAAATCAACCAATTGCTACGACCAAATCATAGCGCACCTCTAGTTACCAATGacgaaaaaa gATATTGCTCTTGCCCTCCTTTCGAGTGCATTTGCAGTTACCAACCCTCACTGCCTCATCAAATCCATCAACACTTCCCAACGTCACCTCAAGGGTACCAACAAACACCATCATCTCAAAGCGCTGATAGTTACTGGTCTCAAGAATCTGCCCATGTTCAGACATACCCTTCCGACATGACCACCTTAGACAATCCCCCATACGACTTCAGTGGTATATCCGCCGAGTTGTTCCAAcccgaagagatctttcagctAGACCAACCCATCAAACCTGACTATGTCTACGTTTCGGGAGCGACGGATGTCAGACCAGGCAGCAACGACTTAGCACGGTCACCTCCGACTTTACTTGATTTGGGTAGTGGCACTATACATAGAGAAATGAAGACTGAAGAATATTGGCCGCAAAGTGGAGTTGGTTTTTTGAACGACGATTCTAACACTAGCTCTAATAGTAGGTTTAATGTTAGTCAAAGTCCGGATGTTCCTAAAGTCCTTAACAATAACTCCGTTGTTCCTATAGATCAAGGGTTTTATTCTAATAGCAGTAAGATTGATTCGATGAACTACGGTATCTCTAGTGGCTCGCACATAAAGTCTTCTACTAGTAGTGTTTATGACCAAAGCGGTTTGATGGAAATCGGTGAATTTAAGTCGGAAAATTCGCACCTTGAACCTGGTATTACCAACTCAAAATTACCCCAGTACTTCTATAATGTAGACCACTTTAATCAGTCGTTCCAGAATTGTCAAGGCGCtccaaaaacaatgaaatcaaACTACCAAGAATTCATAGATTTAGGGCAATATAGTGACTATGCGAACTTTCTGAATGtctatgaaaataaaatggggCATGAGAATGCTAACGTATTGAATGACTTGGATTTTAGAATCGCAAGTTCGAGCTTTAACGACGGATTAGTTGATTATAACGGGCAAAACTTTAATGGTGTTACCAAccaataa
- the LOC136340478 gene encoding transcription factor glial cells missing-like isoform X2 yields the protein MVILHTPSLSPGMSCRTSYSTSGGGHGDWDINDSAVPRIHEFDPFSEWADGHCRLVYRSDNEEAKRHSSGWAMRNTNNHNVHILKKSCLGVLVCSLRCTLSNGDKVHLRPAICDKARKKQQGKPCPNRQCTGRLEILACRGHCGYPVTHFWRHTEHAIFFQAKGMHDHPRPEAKSTSEARRSLGSGRRVRGLAVLLAKEAALGNKLMSLREPKRPCKEINQLLRPNHSAPLVTNDEKRYCSCPPFECICSYQPSLPHQIHQHFPTSPQGYQQTPSSQSADSYWSQESAHVQTYPSDMTTLDNPPYDFSGISAELFQPEEIFQLDQPIKPDYVYVSGATDVRPGSNDLARSPPTLLDLGSGTIHREMKTEEYWPQSGVGFLNDDSNTSSNSRFNVSQSPDVPKVLNNNSVVPIDQGFYSNSSKIDSMNYGISSGSHIKSSTSSVYDQSGLMEIGEFKSENSHLEPGITNSKLPQYFYNVDHFNQSFQNCQGAPKTMKSNYQEFIDLGQYSDYANFLNVYENKMGHENANVLNDLDFRIASSSFNDGLVDYNGQNFNGVTNQ from the exons ATGGTAATTTT ACATACTCCCTCCCTTTCCCCTGGCATGTCTTGCCGGACAAGCTACTCGACCAGCGGCGGAGGACACGGGGACTGGGACATCAACGACAGTGCCGTGCCGAGAATACACGAGTTCGACCCTTTTTCCGAATGGGCGGACGGTCATTGCCGGCTTGTTTATCG GTCCGACAATGAAGAAGCCAAACGGCACTCTTCTGGCTGGGCCATGCGAAACACCAACAATCACAATGTCcatattctcaaaaaaagtTGCTTAGGGGTGCTGGTTTGTTCCTTAAGATGCACCCTGTCTAATGGGGACAAAGTACATTTACGACCCGCTATCTGTGATAAAGCGAGAAAGAAACAGCAAG GCAAGCCATGTCCAAATCGTCAATGCACGGGCAGACTAGAAATCTTGGCATGCAGAGGACATTGCGGCTATCCAGTGACGCATTTCTGGCGACACACGGAGCacgcaatttttttccaggcAAAGGGGATGCACGACCATCCACGACCAGAAGCTAAAAGTACCAGCGAGGCCCGAAGGTCTCTAGGCAGCGGAAGACGTGTCCGAGGTTTAGCTGTATTGTTAGCCAAAGAAGCCGCTTTAGGAAATAAG TTAATGTCGCTACGAGAACCAAAAAGGCCTTGCAAGGAAATCAACCAATTGCTACGACCAAATCATAGCGCACCTCTAGTTACCAATGacgaaaaaa gATATTGCTCTTGCCCTCCTTTCGAGTGCATTTGCAGTTACCAACCCTCACTGCCTCATCAAATCCATCAACACTTCCCAACGTCACCTCAAGGGTACCAACAAACACCATCATCTCAAAGCGCTGATAGTTACTGGTCTCAAGAATCTGCCCATGTTCAGACATACCCTTCCGACATGACCACCTTAGACAATCCCCCATACGACTTCAGTGGTATATCCGCCGAGTTGTTCCAAcccgaagagatctttcagctAGACCAACCCATCAAACCTGACTATGTCTACGTTTCGGGAGCGACGGATGTCAGACCAGGCAGCAACGACTTAGCACGGTCACCTCCGACTTTACTTGATTTGGGTAGTGGCACTATACATAGAGAAATGAAGACTGAAGAATATTGGCCGCAAAGTGGAGTTGGTTTTTTGAACGACGATTCTAACACTAGCTCTAATAGTAGGTTTAATGTTAGTCAAAGTCCGGATGTTCCTAAAGTCCTTAACAATAACTCCGTTGTTCCTATAGATCAAGGGTTTTATTCTAATAGCAGTAAGATTGATTCGATGAACTACGGTATCTCTAGTGGCTCGCACATAAAGTCTTCTACTAGTAGTGTTTATGACCAAAGCGGTTTGATGGAAATCGGTGAATTTAAGTCGGAAAATTCGCACCTTGAACCTGGTATTACCAACTCAAAATTACCCCAGTACTTCTATAATGTAGACCACTTTAATCAGTCGTTCCAGAATTGTCAAGGCGCtccaaaaacaatgaaatcaaACTACCAAGAATTCATAGATTTAGGGCAATATAGTGACTATGCGAACTTTCTGAATGtctatgaaaataaaatggggCATGAGAATGCTAACGTATTGAATGACTTGGATTTTAGAATCGCAAGTTCGAGCTTTAACGACGGATTAGTTGATTATAACGGGCAAAACTTTAATGGTGTTACCAAccaataa
- the LOC136340478 gene encoding transcription factor glial cells missing-like isoform X3 yields MSCRTSYSTSGGGHGDWDINDSAVPRIHEFDPFSEWADGHCRLVYRSDNEEAKRHSSGWAMRNTNNHNVHILKKSCLGVLVCSLRCTLSNGDKVHLRPAICDKARKKQQGKDNGKPCPNRQCTGRLEILACRGHCGYPVTHFWRHTEHAIFFQAKGMHDHPRPEAKSTSEARRSLGSGRRVRGLAVLLAKEAALGNKLMSLREPKRPCKEINQLLRPNHSAPLVTNDEKRYCSCPPFECICSYQPSLPHQIHQHFPTSPQGYQQTPSSQSADSYWSQESAHVQTYPSDMTTLDNPPYDFSGISAELFQPEEIFQLDQPIKPDYVYVSGATDVRPGSNDLARSPPTLLDLGSGTIHREMKTEEYWPQSGVGFLNDDSNTSSNSRFNVSQSPDVPKVLNNNSVVPIDQGFYSNSSKIDSMNYGISSGSHIKSSTSSVYDQSGLMEIGEFKSENSHLEPGITNSKLPQYFYNVDHFNQSFQNCQGAPKTMKSNYQEFIDLGQYSDYANFLNVYENKMGHENANVLNDLDFRIASSSFNDGLVDYNGQNFNGVTNQ; encoded by the exons ATGTCTTGCCGGACAAGCTACTCGACCAGCGGCGGAGGACACGGGGACTGGGACATCAACGACAGTGCCGTGCCGAGAATACACGAGTTCGACCCTTTTTCCGAATGGGCGGACGGTCATTGCCGGCTTGTTTATCG GTCCGACAATGAAGAAGCCAAACGGCACTCTTCTGGCTGGGCCATGCGAAACACCAACAATCACAATGTCcatattctcaaaaaaagtTGCTTAGGGGTGCTGGTTTGTTCCTTAAGATGCACCCTGTCTAATGGGGACAAAGTACATTTACGACCCGCTATCTGTGATAAAGCGAGAAAGAAACAGCAAGGTAAGGATAATG GCAAGCCATGTCCAAATCGTCAATGCACGGGCAGACTAGAAATCTTGGCATGCAGAGGACATTGCGGCTATCCAGTGACGCATTTCTGGCGACACACGGAGCacgcaatttttttccaggcAAAGGGGATGCACGACCATCCACGACCAGAAGCTAAAAGTACCAGCGAGGCCCGAAGGTCTCTAGGCAGCGGAAGACGTGTCCGAGGTTTAGCTGTATTGTTAGCCAAAGAAGCCGCTTTAGGAAATAAG TTAATGTCGCTACGAGAACCAAAAAGGCCTTGCAAGGAAATCAACCAATTGCTACGACCAAATCATAGCGCACCTCTAGTTACCAATGacgaaaaaa gATATTGCTCTTGCCCTCCTTTCGAGTGCATTTGCAGTTACCAACCCTCACTGCCTCATCAAATCCATCAACACTTCCCAACGTCACCTCAAGGGTACCAACAAACACCATCATCTCAAAGCGCTGATAGTTACTGGTCTCAAGAATCTGCCCATGTTCAGACATACCCTTCCGACATGACCACCTTAGACAATCCCCCATACGACTTCAGTGGTATATCCGCCGAGTTGTTCCAAcccgaagagatctttcagctAGACCAACCCATCAAACCTGACTATGTCTACGTTTCGGGAGCGACGGATGTCAGACCAGGCAGCAACGACTTAGCACGGTCACCTCCGACTTTACTTGATTTGGGTAGTGGCACTATACATAGAGAAATGAAGACTGAAGAATATTGGCCGCAAAGTGGAGTTGGTTTTTTGAACGACGATTCTAACACTAGCTCTAATAGTAGGTTTAATGTTAGTCAAAGTCCGGATGTTCCTAAAGTCCTTAACAATAACTCCGTTGTTCCTATAGATCAAGGGTTTTATTCTAATAGCAGTAAGATTGATTCGATGAACTACGGTATCTCTAGTGGCTCGCACATAAAGTCTTCTACTAGTAGTGTTTATGACCAAAGCGGTTTGATGGAAATCGGTGAATTTAAGTCGGAAAATTCGCACCTTGAACCTGGTATTACCAACTCAAAATTACCCCAGTACTTCTATAATGTAGACCACTTTAATCAGTCGTTCCAGAATTGTCAAGGCGCtccaaaaacaatgaaatcaaACTACCAAGAATTCATAGATTTAGGGCAATATAGTGACTATGCGAACTTTCTGAATGtctatgaaaataaaatggggCATGAGAATGCTAACGTATTGAATGACTTGGATTTTAGAATCGCAAGTTCGAGCTTTAACGACGGATTAGTTGATTATAACGGGCAAAACTTTAATGGTGTTACCAAccaataa
- the mRpL20 gene encoding large ribosomal subunit protein bL20m, producing the protein MVFTSAVNFIRSRGPDEFWRKRKIFKLAAHYFGRPRNCYSLSIRNVQRALAYATKGRKLKKIDMLDLWTTRITAACNQHEIEYGIFKTSLRDLGILLNKKVLSDLAIWEPYSFKALTDIAKRKALDDGLPSIKNETEVSRIITRGMLSTHK; encoded by the exons ATGGTGTTCACTAGTGCCGTCAATTTTATCCGTTCTCGTGGTCCAGATGAGTTCTGGAGGAAACGAAAAATCTTCAAACTTGCTGCT cATTACTTTGGAAGACCTCGCAATTGCTACAGCCTTTCAATTCGTAATGTCCAACGAGCTCTAGCTTATGCAACAAAGGGGAGGAAGCTCAAGAAAATCGACATGTTAGAC CTTTGGACCACAAGAATCACAGCAGCATGCAACCAACATGAAATTGAATATGGTATATTTAAAACGTCTCTACGAGATTTGggcattttattaaacaaaaaggtGCTTTCTGACCTTGCTATATGGGAGCCTTACAGTTTTAAAGCTTTGACCGACATTGCTAAAAGAAAAGCCTTAGATGATGGATTGCCTTCTATAAAGAATGAAACTGAAGTATCTAGAATTATTACTAGAGGGATGCTAAGCACTCACAAATAG
- the LOC136340540 gene encoding uncharacterized protein gives MSNKIKKKDEKNSKTQCTHCHYIFANVPNLIRHMKKKHNAPKVYGVKENYLYNCECGKNFNVERLFKFHLKKVHQIDISKTSGQTKKCAFCDYTASRKEDLLSHYQSTHEINIPLEELTFNNICDFCDWKSNIQDAAFSTEYTKHIGKCRHIAYVCNRSGYYNPSKKDGERKRRLKHQGSHKINAYCPASIKVKVEQDGKCLVEYINLHVGHGNEIEHLTLNPKERNELAVKIASGIPFETILNDIRNSVDDYPKRICRTTKKDLQNIKLSFKLDSISSQNSEKFLNLKDWVIAERDSGSILVYKPIGETNLEYPELLEEDFALILMNQPQSEILNSFSSECVCVDRTHNLNNSQLELVTVMVIDGKNQGFPCAFLATNKIEKRIVSLLFSELKKWAGVNLTKIFMSDVDPVFYDSWMEMVKPAEKQVFSPWHVDKSWRENLEKIELPERRVEIYKRLRLLVDEQSDFTEALARFCEDIENDPDTLQFASYFRDQFANTPQSWANSYTDSDNNEPLERMHRVIKYIYLHEKNIDNYELALYDIMKFIKDTMFIKLNMLNKMNITTKVNMVKMEHTLSLPLDVKLINKDDWWEILPPVGDIENTTESYKITEVSQMCHCRLKCPFCNVCIHKYSCSCTNSVIQWNMCKHVHFLCRYMVDVEKESDASIEEREEYKKLDEDHNVDAGTSVETIPTFDCDLITESGSIPKRRKIEKHIQEPFEEGLQQIAETSLAKEKERLRLKLMKHFESIETLEDLNLLKNCLASLSKKSTF, from the exons ATGtctaacaaaattaagaaaaaagatgagaaaaactcaaaaaccCAATGTACTCATTGCCATTACATTTTTGCCAATGTTCCGAATTTAATTCGTCACATGAAAAAGAAACATAACGCTCCTAAGGTGTATGGagtgaaagaaaattatttatataattgtGAGTgtggcaaaaattttaatgttgaacgattgttcaaatttcatttgaagaagGTGCAtcaaattgatatttcaaagACAAGT gGCCAAACTAAGAAATGTGCATTCTGCGATTATACTGCTTCAAGAAAAGAAGATCTGCTCTCTCATTATCAAAGTACACATGAGATTAATATACCATTAGAAGAGTTAACTTTCAACAACATATGTGATTTTTGTGATTGGAAGAGTAATATTCAAGATGCTGCTTTCTCAACAGAATACACTAAGCATATAGGTAAATGTAGACATATTGCTTATGTCTGCAATCGCTCGGGATATTACAATCCTTCCAAAAAGGATGGAGAGCGAAAACGGCGTTTGAAACATCAAGGATCACATAAAATCAATGCATATTGTCCAGCAAGCATCAAAGTTAAGGTAGAACAAGATGGAAAATGTTTGGttgaatatattaatttgCATGTGGGGCATGGCAATGAAATTGAGCATTTAACTCTAAATCCTAAAGAGAGAAATGAACTAGCTGTAAAAATAGCTAGTGGAATCCCATTTGAAAccattttaaatgatattaGAAATTCAGTTGATGATTACCCAAAAAGAATATGTAGAACTACAAAAAAAGAcctgcaaaatattaaattgtcctTTAAATTGGACTCTATTTCTTCTCAAAACAGTGAGAAATTCTTGAATCTTAAGGATTGGGTGATTGCTGAAAGAGACAGTGGAAGTATTTTAGTCTATAAACCCATTGGTGAAACTAATTTAGAATATCCAGAACTACTTGAAGAAGATTTTGCCTTAATATTAATGAACCAGCCAcaatctgaaattttaaactctTTCTCCAGTGAGTGCGTTTGTGTCGACCGTACACACAACTTGAACAATTCTCAGCTGGAACTAGTGACTGTGATGGTAATTGATGGGAAAAATCAAGGATTTCCCTGTGCATTTTTAGCCACAAATAAAATAGAGAAGCGGATTGTGAGTCTGCTTTTTTCTGAATTGAAGAAATGGGCGGGAGTTAATTTaaccaaaatttttatgtcTGATGTGGATCCTGTGTTCTATGACTCTTGGATGGAAATGGTGAAACCGGCTGAAAAACA AGTCTTTTCCCCATGGCATGTAGACAAGTCATGGcgagaaaatttggaaaaaatcgaaCTCCCAGAGAGACGA GTTGAGATTTATAAACGCTTAAGACTCCTCGTAGACGAACAATCAGATTTCACAGAGGCATTGGCAAGATTTTGTGAAGACATTGAAAACGATCCGGATACCTTACAATTTGCAAGTTATTTCCGTGACCAATTCGCGAATACACCTCAATCATGGGCAAATTCCTACACAGATTCAGACAACAATGAACCTCTAGAACGTATGCACAgagttattaaatatatatacttacacgaaaaaaatattgacaattaCGAGTTAGCTCTTTATGATATCATGAAATTTATCAAAGACACAATGTTCATCAAATTGAATATGTTAAATAAGATGAATATTACCACAAAAGTGAACATGGTAAAAATGGAGCATACTCTCAGTTTACCTTtagatgttaaattaatcaacaaGGATGACTGGTGGGAGATTTTACCACCTGTCGGGGACATTGAGAATACTACGGAAAGTTATAAGATAACCGAAGTATCCCAGATGTGTCATTGTCGTCTTAAATGTCCATTCTGCAATGTTTGCATACACAAATATTCCTGTTCATGTACTAATTCGGTTATTCAATGGAATATGTGTAAACATGTACATTTTCTTTGTCGGTATATGGTGGACGTGGAGAAAGAATCAG ATGCTTCAATCGAGGAGAGAGAGGAATATAAAAAACTTGACGAAGACCACAATGTTGATGCAGGAACATCAGTGGAAACTATTCCAACATTTGACTGTGATTTGATAACGGAGAGTGGAAGTATTCCAAAAcgcagaaaaattgaaaaacatattcAGGAACCATTTGAAGAAGGATTACAGCAAATAGCTGAGACATCTTTGGCTAAAGAAAAAGAACGGTTACGgttgaaattaatgaaacattttgaaagtatagaaACTTTAGAAGATCTTAatctgttaaaaaattgtttagctTCGCTATCAAAGAAATCTACATTTTAA
- the LOC136340537 gene encoding protein asteroid-like has protein sequence MGIRGLTTFINNRAHLYLKDYELHDCNVVIDGNSLASNLYKWHCKSNDYFGGDYDKLAHVIQDFFAVLSQCNITPYVILDGGYERRKLNTVLSRMKNKIYAAASLNPVSQSNNSVFPLFLREVFVDVVLNLGLKVARCEFEGDMQISAIAKTLDCPVISYDSDFYIFGCLYIPFTTVDLTPKKKKVKPPEKPYSFLSSKIYHIEEFLKVYGGLDRSNLPLLAVLLGNDYINGSLFNPFFKNLKIQKCSSSQSNQQKKIKSVIVWLQNENVESAIQKVLSRFKGPQRKHILKKIQSSMEGYNQANPELLKYLNIEPLQLTRSVEVDFGSFAISDDVDIVEDNAEEIEDGALSDCSVSISEIDDLNIEIEIDDEPENVLPAIFQNKYRMCQYPACFMDIVTLRKYYCVPQVEDNSLKDSHTISFEILKHIFKILCPNSTRGLSLAFRIGKKRIQFASLRGFTEELPSLKDIGSINEENRKLLLFKLLSIDNKFSVIFNSYPMQWHLFLISMKYIFDNNTGHFDNALLYACVLCFIILNFVDPKIGFYRVSKTFNKKFCQTLADIKPESLPLEFTTFDNLDKSNCLLFMDKMISFFQMDCKLKTNYRLFDRTLVHSLSQIQSVFLHVKYLNALLDNPFPTLEIHKIFDGTFIYNVVSNFRKRSNIIVYLEVFLKSCPSVLNAIKQTMNIVSSFINNTTTVNGPSKRTRKKKKKVVTESENPEDSGVIVSDDEGMFDPNNPYSLLALT, from the coding sequence ATGGGTATAAGAGGCCTAACAACATTCATTAACAATAGAGCCCACCTCTATTTGAAAGATTATGAACTGCACGATTGTAATGTTGTCATTGATGGCAATAGTCTTGCTTCAAACCTTTACAAGTGGCACTGCAAAAGTAACGACTACTTTGGAGGCGATTATGACAAATTAGCCCATGTCATACAAGATTTCTTTGCAGTCCTGTCCCAGTGTAACATCACCCCATATGTGATTTTGGATGGAGGCTACGAGAGGCGCAAACTTAACACTGTTTTAAGCCGCATGAAGAACAAAATTTATGCAGCGGCATCATTAAATCCTGTCTCTCAGAGCAATAACTCAGTGTTTCCTTTATTTCTCCGAGAAGTTTTTGTGGACGTTGTCCTTAACTTAGGGTTGAAAGTAGCTAGGTGTGAATTTGAAGGAGATATGCAGATTTCAGCAATAGCTAAAACTTTGGATTGTCCAGTGATTAGCTATGACtcagatttttatatttttggctGCCTGTATATCCCTTTTACCACTGTGGATCTTAcgccaaaaaaaaagaaagttaaaCCACCAGAGAAGCCATATTCATTTCTTTCCTCTAAAATATATCATATTGAAGAGTTCCTTAAAGTTTATGGTGGTTTAGACAGATCAAATCTGCCCCTACTAGCAGTACTTTTAGGAAATGACTATATAAATGGAAGCCTCTTTaatccatttttcaaaaacttgaaaatacaGAAATGCAGTAGCAGCCAAAgtaaccaacaaaaaaagattaaaagtgTAATTGTGTGGCTTCAGAATGAGAATGTTGAAAGTGCAATCCAGAAGGTTTTGTCCAGATTCAAAGGTCCACAAaggaaacatattttaaaaaaaattcaaagttctATGGAAGGCTACAACCAAGCCAATCCAgagttgttaaaatatttgaatattgaaCCATTACAGCTAACCAGGTCAGTGGAAGTTGACTTTGGCAGTTTTGCCATAAGTGATGATGTTGATATAGTAGAAGATAATGCAGAAGAAATTGAAGATGGAGCTTTAAGTGATTGTTCAGTATCCATTTcagaaattgatgatttgaaTATTGAAATAGAAATTGATGATGAACCTGAAAATGTGTTACCAGCAATCTTTCAAAACAAATACAGGATGTGTCAGTATCCTGCTTGTTTTATGGATATTGTGACtttaaggaaatattattGTGTGCCTCAAGTGGAAGACAATTCTCTGAAAGATTCTCATACAatcagttttgaaatattaaaacatatttttaaaattttatgtcctAACTCCACTAGAGGTTTATCATTAGCATtcagaattggaaaaaaaagaattcaATTTGCTTCCTTGCGTGGATTTACTGAAGAACTTCCATCTTTAAAAGATATTGGAAGCATTAATGaagaaaacagaaaattgcttttattcaaattattatcaatTGACAACAAATTTAGTGTTATTTTCAATTCCTATCCAATGCAGTGGCATTTATTCCTTATTTCtatgaaatacatttttgataataatactGGACATTTTGATAATGCTCTCCTTTATGCTTGTGTATtgtgtttcataattttaaactttgtaGATCCAAAAATAGGTTTTTATAGAGTTTCTAAGACTTTCAACAAAAAGTTCTGTCAGACTTTAGCAGATATAAAACCTGAAAGCCTTCCTTTGGAATTTACAACTTTCGATAACTTAGATAAATCCAATTGCTTATTGTTTATGGATaaaatgatttcattttttcaaatggactGCAAATTGAAAACGAATTACAGATTATTTGACAGAACGTTAGTACACTCTTTGTCCCAGATTCAAAGTGTGTTTCTTCATGTTAAGTATTTAAATGCCCTTTTGGATAATCCTTTTCCCACTTtagaaatacataaaatatttgatggtACCTTTATTTACAATGTCGTATCAAACTTCAGGAAAAGGAGTAATATAATTGTGTACTTAGAGGTATTTCTTAAAAGTTGTCCTAGTGTGTTAAATGCTATAAAGCAAACAATGAATATAGTGTCtagttttataaacaatacaACAACAGTGAATGGTCCTTCAAAAAGGActagaaagaaaaagaagaaagtaGTTACTGAAAGTGAAAATCCTGAAGATTCAGGAGTTATTGTTTCAGATGATGAAGGGATGTTTGATCCTAATAATCCTTATTCCCTTTTGGCTCTAACATAA